Proteins encoded within one genomic window of Leptidea sinapis chromosome 7, ilLepSina1.1, whole genome shotgun sequence:
- the LOC126965443 gene encoding cytochrome P450 4C1-like isoform X2, with amino-acid sequence MKPWLGTGLLISSGSKWHKRRKILTPAFHFDVLKSFARVFVESSRLMVNELIQQLQNEKDVLNVLPFISDFTLSTICETAMGTNLNSVEIDETKLEYKQSILDIGTLIMMRLTRFWLHPDIIFNNLPIGKRFKKCLEDNNSFTDRVIEERRKKRRDTEVEVNGGRRRMMLLDLLLDAESKGEIDLSGIKEEVNTFMFEGHDTTAMALTFGLMLLADHEEVQDRIHEECKSIFGDSMRTANLSDLAEMKYLEATIKEILRLYPSVPIIGRMIEEDFMLDDIQVTKGNEVVLHIYDLHRREDLFPEPEQFRPERFLSGEKMNFTYVPFSAGPRNCIGQRFAMQEMKYMLSEMIRHFKLFPTVKNFKPTMKADLVLRTDDPVRIKFALR; translated from the exons ATGAAGCCCTGGCTCGGAACTGGCCTTTTGATTAGTTCAG GATCGAAATGGCACAAACGTCGTAAAATCCTGACACCAGCATTCCACTTTGACGTCCTGAAGAGCTTCGCGAGGGTTTTCGTGGAATCAAGCCGGTTGATGGTGAACGAGCTGATACAGCAGCTGCAGAATGAAAAAGATGTGCTAAATGTGTTGCCCTTCATCAGTGATTTTACACTTAGTACTATTTGTG aaaCTGCAATGGGAACAAACTTAAATAGTGTTGAAATTGACGAAACTAAATTGGAATACAAGCAATCCATTCTAGACATCGGAACTCTAATAATGATGCGTTTAACAAGATTTTGGTTGCACCccgatataatatttaataatctaCCGATTGGGAAAAGATTCAAAAAATGTCTTGAagataataattcatttacgGACAGAGTTATAGAAGAGAGAAGGAAGAAAAGGAGAGACACAGAAGTAGAAGTTAATGGTGGTAGAAGAAGAATGATGTTGCTTGATCTATTACTTGATGCTGAAAGTAAAGGTGAAATCGATTTAAGCGGGATAAAGGAAGAAGTGAATACGTTTATGTTTGAG GGTCACGACACCACAGCAATGGCGTTAACGTTTGGCTTGATGCTGTTAGCTGACCACGAGGAAGTGCAg gATCGTATACACGAAGAGTGCAAAAGTATATTTGGTGATTCAATGCGAACTGCGAATCTAAGCGATTTGGCTGAGATGAAGTATTTGGAGGCCACAATAAAAGAAATACTGAGGCTGTACCCTAGCGTGCCCATAATTGGGAGGATGATTGAAGAAGATTTTATGTTGG atGACATTCAAGTGACAAAGGGTAACGAAGTTGTACTTCACATCTATGACCTACATCGTCGCGAGGATCTCTTCCCTGAGCCCGAGCAGTTCAGACCAGAGCGGTTTCTCAGTGGAGAGAAGATGAACTTCACCTATGTACCGTTCAGTGCTGGACCGAGAAACTGTATag GTCAACGATTTGCGATGCAAGAGATGAAATACATGCTGAGTGAGATGATTCGCCACTTCAAATTATTCCCCACTGTCAAGAACTTCAAGCCCACTATGAAAGCCGACCTGGTCCTCCGAACCGATGATCCTGTCCGCATCAAGTTTGCTCTGCGATGA
- the LOC126965443 gene encoding cytochrome P450 4C1-like isoform X1, with protein sequence MLWQIGVVVLIILLIKYLLRHEHSSLTKLPGPPRLPIFGNTLSIAWLTQEQMFERMVELQYLYGHRVVVKVFNKYVLHLFNPRDIEVVLTHTKNITKNKPYEFMKPWLGTGLLISSGSKWHKRRKILTPAFHFDVLKSFARVFVESSRLMVNELIQQLQNEKDVLNVLPFISDFTLSTICETAMGTNLNSVEIDETKLEYKQSILDIGTLIMMRLTRFWLHPDIIFNNLPIGKRFKKCLEDNNSFTDRVIEERRKKRRDTEVEVNGGRRRMMLLDLLLDAESKGEIDLSGIKEEVNTFMFEGHDTTAMALTFGLMLLADHEEVQDRIHEECKSIFGDSMRTANLSDLAEMKYLEATIKEILRLYPSVPIIGRMIEEDFMLDDIQVTKGNEVVLHIYDLHRREDLFPEPEQFRPERFLSGEKMNFTYVPFSAGPRNCIGQRFAMQEMKYMLSEMIRHFKLFPTVKNFKPTMKADLVLRTDDPVRIKFALR encoded by the exons ATGTTGTGGCAAATAGGAGTCGTGGTCCTGATAATTCTACTGATAAAATATCTGCTGCGTCATGAGCATTCCTCACTCACCAAGCTTCCTGGTCCTCCAAGGCTGCCCATTTTTGGAAATACCCTCAGTATCGCTTGGCTTACACAGG AGCAAATGTTTGAGCGGATGGTTGAGTTGCAATACCTGTATGGACACAGAGTTGTAGTAAAAGTAttcaataaatatgttttacatcTATTTAACCCGAGGGATATCGAG GTTGTGCTGACACAcaccaaaaatattacaaagaaCAAACCGTACGAGTTTATGAAGCCCTGGCTCGGAACTGGCCTTTTGATTAGTTCAG GATCGAAATGGCACAAACGTCGTAAAATCCTGACACCAGCATTCCACTTTGACGTCCTGAAGAGCTTCGCGAGGGTTTTCGTGGAATCAAGCCGGTTGATGGTGAACGAGCTGATACAGCAGCTGCAGAATGAAAAAGATGTGCTAAATGTGTTGCCCTTCATCAGTGATTTTACACTTAGTACTATTTGTG aaaCTGCAATGGGAACAAACTTAAATAGTGTTGAAATTGACGAAACTAAATTGGAATACAAGCAATCCATTCTAGACATCGGAACTCTAATAATGATGCGTTTAACAAGATTTTGGTTGCACCccgatataatatttaataatctaCCGATTGGGAAAAGATTCAAAAAATGTCTTGAagataataattcatttacgGACAGAGTTATAGAAGAGAGAAGGAAGAAAAGGAGAGACACAGAAGTAGAAGTTAATGGTGGTAGAAGAAGAATGATGTTGCTTGATCTATTACTTGATGCTGAAAGTAAAGGTGAAATCGATTTAAGCGGGATAAAGGAAGAAGTGAATACGTTTATGTTTGAG GGTCACGACACCACAGCAATGGCGTTAACGTTTGGCTTGATGCTGTTAGCTGACCACGAGGAAGTGCAg gATCGTATACACGAAGAGTGCAAAAGTATATTTGGTGATTCAATGCGAACTGCGAATCTAAGCGATTTGGCTGAGATGAAGTATTTGGAGGCCACAATAAAAGAAATACTGAGGCTGTACCCTAGCGTGCCCATAATTGGGAGGATGATTGAAGAAGATTTTATGTTGG atGACATTCAAGTGACAAAGGGTAACGAAGTTGTACTTCACATCTATGACCTACATCGTCGCGAGGATCTCTTCCCTGAGCCCGAGCAGTTCAGACCAGAGCGGTTTCTCAGTGGAGAGAAGATGAACTTCACCTATGTACCGTTCAGTGCTGGACCGAGAAACTGTATag GTCAACGATTTGCGATGCAAGAGATGAAATACATGCTGAGTGAGATGATTCGCCACTTCAAATTATTCCCCACTGTCAAGAACTTCAAGCCCACTATGAAAGCCGACCTGGTCCTCCGAACCGATGATCCTGTCCGCATCAAGTTTGCTCTGCGATGA